Proteins encoded within one genomic window of Chrysemys picta bellii isolate R12L10 chromosome 6, ASM1138683v2, whole genome shotgun sequence:
- the LOC135984189 gene encoding uncharacterized protein LOC135984189, translating into MQSSPAVMAVQSGNRKRAPAWTDREVLDLIAVWGDESVLSELRSKRRNAKIYEKISKDMAERGYSRDATQCRVKIKELRQGYQKTKEANGRSGSHPQTSRFYEALHSILGAAATTTPPVTVDSEDGILSTAGSSDMLGDGEDEEGDEEGEAVGSSHNADFPDSQDLFITLTEIPYEASPAITPDTESGEGSATPSATVSQPSLESHSQRLARIRRRKKRTREDMFSELMASSQAQAAQQTQWRENLTRMHQANMDREERWRQEDQQATQTLLGLLREQTDTLRRLVDVLQERRQEDRAPLQSISNRPPPPPSPIPTSPKVQRRRGGRVPANSHSTPAESSSSRRLSFPKI; encoded by the exons atgcagagctctccagcagtgatggccgtgcagtctgggaatagaaagagagccccagcatggactgatcgtgaagtcttggatctcatcgctgtgtggggcgatgagtccgtgctttccgagctgcgatccaaaagaaggaatgcaaagatctacgagaagatctctaaagacatggcagagagaggatacagccgggatgcaacgcagtgccgcgtgaaaatcaaggagctgagacaaggctaccagaagaccaaagaggcaaacggacgctccggatcccatccccagacatcccgtttctacgaggcactgcattccatcctcggtgctgccgccaccactaccccaccagtgaccgtggactctgaggatgggatactgtccacggccggttcctcagacatgttaggggacggggaagatgaggaaggagatgaggagggcgaggcagttggcagctctcacaacgctgatttccccgacagccaggatctcttcatcacccttacagagatcccctacgaagcgtccccagccattaccccggacacagaatctggtgaaggatcagcca ccccgtctgcgactgtctcacaacctagcctggaatcacactcccagaggctagcgcggattaggcgtaggaagaagaggacacgggaggacatgttctctgagcttatggcctcttcccaagcccaggcagcacagcagacccagtggcgggagaacttgacccgaatgcaccaagccaacatggatcgggaggagaggtggcggcaggaagaccagcaggcgactcaaacgctgcttggactactgagggagcaaacggacacgctccggcgccttgtggatgttctgcaggaacggaggcaggaggacagagccccgctgcagtccatctctaaccgccctcccccgccaccaagtcccatacccacctcacccaaagtgcaaagaaggagaggcggcagagtccctgctaactctcactccacccctgcagagagctctagtagcagaaggctctcatttcccaaaatttga